Part of the Paenibacillus sp. JNUCC32 genome is shown below.
ATGAAGTATAGAGATTTGCTGAAATTGCTTGTAATAAAAGATATTAAGATAAAATATAAAAGATCAATTCTAGGAATTCTCTGGAGTGTTTTAAATCCATTATTGACCATGATAATCATAACCTTAGTTTTCCAAGAACTTTTTAAATTTAATATAGAGAATTTTGCTGCTTATGTGATAAGTGGACAAGTTCTGTTTACTTTTTTTTCTGAAGCGACCTCACTAGCAATGTCTTCAATATACTCATCTGGTCAAATAATTAAGAAGGTTTACATACCCAAGTATATATTTCCGGTATCTAAAGTCCTGTACTCATTAGTTAATATGTGCCTTGCATTTTTAGCGGTATTAATAGTGTGTATACTAACTGGAGTTAAACTAGAATTTACAGTAATTTTTAGTTTGTTTTCATTTATATATGTTTTCTTTTTTAGTTTAGGCATGGGGCTTATTCTCTGTAGTATAGTAGTTTTTTTTAGAGATATTGAGCATATTTACGGAATATTACTGACTGCGTGGATGTATGCGACACCTATAATATATCCAATGGATATTATGCCTGATAAATATATGGTTTTAATGTATGCTAACCCAATCTATTATTTCCTAACACATTTTAGAGAGTCACTTCTATATGGACATATCCCTCCATTAGAATTGAACTTACAATGTGCAGGGTATGCAATTTCTACTCTATTATTTGGCTTATATCTATTCAAGAAAAAACAAGATAAGTTCATTTTATATATTTAAGGAGATCCTTTCTACATGAATGATATAAATAGTACTCTTATTGAAATAGAACAAGTGTCGATGTGTTTTAATATGACGACTGAGAGGATAACTACTTTTAAAGAGTTTTTTATAAAAAAAATTAAAGGGCAAATAGCATATACAAAGTTCTGGGCACTCAAAGATGTAAGCTTTAAAATTTACAAAGGGGAGCTTTTTGGTATTCTGGGACTGAATGGAGCTGGGAAAAGTACTTTACTTAAGGTTGTGGCAGGGGTATTAAAACCAACCAATGGAAAAGTTTCTGTATTCGGATCAATGGCACCCCTTATTGAATTAGGAGCGGGATTTGATCCTGAGCTAACAGCGCGAGAGAATATTTATCTCAACGGAGCAGTGCTTGGTTATAGTAAAAAAGAAATGAATTCTAAATTTGCAGAGATAGTTGAATTTTCTGAACTTGAAAATTTTATCGATGTACCGGTGAAAAATTTCTCCTCAGGTATGTATGCAAGGTTAGGCTTCGCGATAGCTACAGCTACAACACCAGATATATTAATTGTTGATGAAATATTGTCCGTAGGGGACTTTAAATTTCAGCAAAAATGCGAGGCTAAGATTAACGAAATGGTAGATAATGGTACAAGTGTTTTATTAGTCTCGCATTCTATTGACCAAATTAGAAACTTGTGCAGCAGAGGAGTAATCCTTGAAAACGGAAATATGATTAAGATGGGTGAAGTTTCTGAGCTTTGTGATTTTTATTATTCAAAGTATAATTAATCCTCAAAAATTTGTGGAAGGTATTTTATGAATATAAAAAATATATATTATGCATTTATTAAGTACTTTATTAGGTTTAAGACTAAAGTTAATGTGAAACAGATTGTAACAATGAGATCAATAAATTGGTATGGAGAATGGATCGACAAGAATGAAAAATATTCCATGGAAGAAATCTCTAGGGAATGTGAAAGGTTTATTTACAAACCTTTAATATCGATATTAGTTCCGGTATACAATGTCAAAGAAAGTTATTTGAGAGAATGTCTTGATTCCGTCTGCAATCAAGTTTATAACAATTGGGAACTTTGTATAGCTGATGATAATTCATCTGAAAAGTATATTAAAGAAATTTTAGAGGAATACAGAAATAAAGATCCTCGAATAAAGGTGGCTTATAGAGAAGTCAATGGTAATATCTCGGCATGTAGTAACACTGCGCTTTCACTAGCAGATGGGGACTTTGTTGCGTTGCTGGACAATGACGATATACTATCGCCTGTTGCTTTATATGAGGTAGTGTCGAAATTAAACGATTCATCAGATATTGATGTGATTTACAGTGATGAGGATAAGCTATTGGATGGGAAGAGAGTCCAACCATTTTTCAAAAAAAAATGGAATATTAATTTGCTTAGTTCAGTTAATTTTATATGCCACTTTGTTGTGTATAGAATATCACTAGTACGCAGAGTTGGTGGTTTTAGAATAGGATACGAGGGGGCACAGGATTGGGATTTGGCCATCAGAATTACGAATTTAACAGATAAAATTGCACATATACCAAAAATGCTTTATCATTGGCGGATTTCAACTACGTCTACTTCTGGAGGAGAGGGTAACAAACCGTATATTAAAGAAGTTCAGGATAGAATGTTGAAGAGTCATTTTTAGATAATAATAGGGGATGATTTTTTTGGGTATATCAATATTAATTAATAAGTCAATGGCTACTATAAAATATGAAGGTGTATCTGCATTTATGAAGAAATCTCTAAATTATACTAAAAGGAGATTATTGAAAGTTCAACAACCTTCAACGTACCATTTCAAAGATATACTTTTCATAAATGGTTGTGCTCTTCCACACCCACAACGTTATAGGGTGGATCATCAGATTGAACAATTACATTATAATGGCTATTCATGTGATAAGGTTTATTTTGAGGAAGTAACATCGGAAATGGCGAAATATTACAGGGCATTTGTGTTTTTTCGCTGTCCCTTTACAGAAGAAGTAGGGGAATTAATTCAACGAGCTAAATATTTTAACAAAAAGGTTTTTTTTGATGTTGATGACCTCGTTATTGATCAAAAGTATGTAAAAGATGTAAAGTATCTCAACACAATGAGTAGTTCCGAGTTGGATTTATATCTTGAAGGTGTAGAACGCCATAAGAAAACTCTTTTAATGTGCGATTATGCATTAACCACAACGAGTAGGCTTGCTAAGGAATTAAGTAATTATGTTGAGGAGGTGTATATAAATCGTAACGTAGCATCTGACCAGATGATAGAGTTATCTAATAGGGCACTAGCTAACCAAACCGATCGGTCTTCTGATAAAGTTATATTAGGTTATTTTAGTGGAAGCATAACACATAATGAGGATTTTGAGCTGATTTTAGAAGTTTTAGAAAAGATATTCATTAGATATAGTAACGTTTTCCTTAAAGTGGTGGGCATACTTGATATACCCGAAAAATTAGAGGTGTTTAAGGATAGAATCATTATTGAAAAATTTACGGATTGGACAAAACTTCCTGAGATTATTTCTAGCGTTGATATAAACCTAGCTCCCCTTGTTAATAACGTCTTCAATGAGGCGAAATCTGAAAATAAATGGACAGAAGCGGCTTTAGTAAAAATCCCAACTGTTGCCAGTGGTGTGGGGGCCTTTAAAGAAGTCATCAACCACAAGGTCAATGGAATCTTATGTGATAACTCACAAGAATGGTTTGAGAATTTGGAAATGCTTATTAAAGATGAAAAATATAGGATTAAACTTGGTGAATACGCTCATAAAGATGTAATGCATGGATGGACAACATCAAGTACGGGGTATAGATTACTGGATTTTATAGAATCAAAATTGAATGATAATGTGGCTTTTGTGTTACCTTCAACAAAAATTAGTGGAGGGGTTAATGTAGTAATTAAACACTGTAACATTCTTCGAGCTGAAGGCATAGATGTAACAGTAATCTCTATGAGTGAAGATGATGAGAACATAGTTAATAAAGATGGAGAAGTAAATGTTATTTCGTATTATGCTCATTCGTTTCATGGGTTATTTAGAAAGTGTGTTGCGACTCTTTGGACAACAACAAATTTTTTGAATACTTATCCAAAGATTAGAGATAAGTATTATTTAGTGCAAAGCTATGAGACTAATTTTTATGAGCCTGGAAACCACATGAGAATATGGGCAAATTTGACTTACAACTATTTTTCTGAAATTAAGTATATAACCATCTCCAAATGGTGTGAGTCTTGGCTTAAAGATCACTTCAAAAAAGAAGTGAAATACGCACCGAATGGAATTGATCTAAGCTTGTTCGCTTTTAAAGAGAGGACACATTATGGTAAAATAAGGATTCTCATAGAAGGCAGTTCAAGCGATCGGAATAAAAACGTAGATGAGAGTTTTATGATTACTAATCAACTCGATCGTGGAAAATATGAAATTTGGTATCTAACCTATGATGATAAGCCCAAGAGTTGGTATGTTATAGACAAGTTTCTACATAAAGTTCCATATGACGAAGTTAGTGATGTATATTCACAATGCGATATTTTGCTGAAATCTAGTCGGTTGGAAAGTTTCTCCTACCCCCCTCTTGAAATGATGGCAACCGGAGGAGTTTCGATAGTTGCTCCTAATGAGGGGAATTTAGAATACTTAATTCATAATGTAAACTGCTTATTATATGAGCCAGGAAATATACAGAACGCTTTAGAAATGATAGAGATTGTTTGTACAAATGAAGAACTAAGGAAGAAAATTATAGCGAATGGCTTGAAAACAGTTAAGGAAAGAGAATGGAGTAAAATTAAATATGAGGTGCTAGAATTGTATGATTTTCATAAGAAAGTAACTAATGGTGATTATTATGAACAAAAATCGAGCTAATCGTCTGTTTCCACTAGTTGTAATTCTAATCATATTAGTATATGTGTATGGAAGTAACATTGGTAAAGTTCAACCTATTCTAGATCAATCCATTGGGAATCACAACGTAGGGGAAATCACTGATGGGACTGAAATTACACAATCCTTTTATTCACCAGTAAATAATGTAAGTGGGATTTCTGTTAAATTAGGAACTTATATGAGACAGAACAAAGGGAAACTAACTATAGGAATCAAGAGTTACGATAACAATCGAATTATTTATTCGACCACAGTTAAAGCCGAGAGTATTATTGATAATAATTATTTTGATTATCGTTTTCCACCTATAAAAAATTCTAAAGACAACAAGTATAATTTATTTATTTATTCGGAGGGCAGCTCTAATGGCGATTCAATAACTGCCTACATCTCCAATCAGAATATATATAAACATGGGAATTTATATATTAATGGCTCTGAACTGCAAGGAGAACTTGTCTTTAAAGTTCATTACAATAAAACATTATTTAACTTGATTGGTTTGTAGAACGAAATGACTTTCCCTATGGTTCAGAAGGTGGTTAACAGAAATGGAAGCTACAAGAGATATTCATATTAAGGGTTTGACCATAGAACAACATTTTATGAAATTGCTGATTGTGTTTGGGCTGTTGTTTGTTTTTATTGTTCCTCCTTTTCAAATGGCAGATGAGGACAGTCATTTTAAAAAGGCTTACTTAGTTTCTCAGTTTTCTTTTTTGCCTAACAATGTAGATGGGGTTATTGGGAACTATATTCCTAATGAAATATTAGAATTTGAAGCCTCTCATCGTTATATGATTAATGCGATTGATGAGAAATATAGTTATAGTAGGCTTTCAACATATTTTTCTTTATTTACTGATTATATTGAGAAAAGTCATGTGGAGTATAGCACTGCAAAAACCAATCCAATACTATACATTCCTCAAGCAGGTGCAATGCTATTTGTCAATTCACTTATGAAATTTTTAGGGATGAGAGACTTTCAATCAATATCTCCACTAATGTATATGTATGCAGGAAGAATCGGAAACCTCTTTTTTTACATTATTTGCATATATTCATCAATAAGGTTAATTCCGGTTTATAAGAGGTTGCTATTTTTCCTATCAATAATGCCTATGTCAGTTGGATTAGCTACTTCATTAAGCTATGATTCAATGGTCATCGGACTTTGTTTTCTAACTTTTAGCTTGATTATGTACTATCGATACAATAAAGATCATACTTTCTTTGGGAAAAAAGAGATTATTATTTTTTCTCTTATATCTATATTATTAATTGAATTAAAGCAGGTTTATTTTCCATTGTTATTACTAATATTTATTATCCCTACCATTAAATTTGGTACTCTAAAAAAGAAAATTACTAGTGTATCAATTATCTTTACGTCTGGCCTGTTAGGGCATATATTTTGGTTGTTAGTTTCAAAAAGCACGACTGCTGCTCCTGGAGGAGAAGCGTATATTAAGGAACAATTAATATTTATTATTAATAATCCCTTTAAATATGTAGAAGTCCTTATAAGAACAATCTCTCAATTGAAATTCTATTATTTAGATAGTTTTATTGGTAACTTAGGATGGTTGGATACTAACTTTCCACCAATTTTTATTCTAATTTACATTCTCCTTTTGTTATTGTTTTCTTTTGTGGACACTAATAATCAAGTAGTAATAACTTGGAAGATGAAATTTTATTGTCTCTCCTTGTTTATATTAATATTTTTATTGGTTGAAACTTCCCTCTACTTGATATGGACCTCAATACCAAAAATCGGAGGAATAGGTTTTGAGATTGTTTCAGGAGTTCAGGGTAGATATTTTATTCCTTTTTCAATATTGGGCTTTATTCTCTTGTATTCCAACCAATTTGTTAATGAGTGGAAGAAGAGGGCTCGCGATATGCTTGATGTAGTAACACTCCCTATCGCTTATTTCACTACAACCTTCATGTTGTTCATATTAATTTTTCGATATTGGGTGCCTTGAACCTATCCCTTTTAAATATAAGTGAATAATTGCAAGGTATATTAATAATTTAGATAAAGAGGTGTAATGTTGAAAGGTATTATTTTAGCTGGTGGTACTGGATCTAGACTTTTCCCCCTTACAAAAGTAACGAATAAGCATTTACTTCCAGTAGGTAAATATCCAATGATTTTCCATGCTGTACGTAAACTTAAACAAGCAGATATAATTGATATTCTTATTGTTACAGGGAAGGACCATATGGGAGATGTTGTGAATCTTCTTGGAAGTGGTAATGATATGGGGGTAAACTTTACCTACAAGGTTCAAGATGAAGCAGGAGGTATTGCACAAGCTCTGGGCCTAGCTGAACATTTTGTTGGGAAAGATCAAATGGTTGTTATACTAGGTGATAACGTTTTCCAGGATGATATATCTCAGTTTGTTCAAAAATTTAGAGAACAAGAAATTGGAGCGAAGATTCTTATTCATTCGGTAGAAGATCCTAAAAGATTTGGTGTACCAGAACTTAGAGGCAATCATATTGTTGCAATAGAGGAAAAACCAGTTCAACCTAAGTCGAATTATGCTGTCACGGGAATATATATGTTTGACCACCGAGTTTTTGAGATAGTAAGAACGCTTGAGCCATCTGAGCGTGGAGAGCTAGAAATTACTGATGTTAATAATTCGTATATTTCTGATGGGGAATTAACGTATGATGTTTTGACTGGCTGGTGGACTGATGCCGGTACACATAGATCCCTTGCTAAAGCAAATGAGTTAGCACAGGACTTGGAATTCAATGAGGAATTCGGAGTTGTAAAAATGTAGTGATATCGTGGTGATATGAGAGAAGGCGTTAGTTAAAATCTTTATTTGCCTTGAAAATGTAGCATTTGTCATACGTTGTAACGGTAAGGCATGATAGCCATGCTAACTATAAGGTGGGTAAAATATGAAATTATTAGTTATCATTCCGGCATTTAATGAAGAAGGTAATTTGGGCAAGCTGTTTGAGAAGCTTCAGGAATATGAAATGGATATAGTTGTGATAAACGATTGTTCAACCGATAATACAATTGAAATTTGTAAACAGTATTCGGTAAACTATATTGATCTGCCAAACAATTTAGGTATAGGTGGAGCGGTACAGACTGGCTATCAGTATGCAGCTAAGGCTAATTATGATATTGCTATTCAAATTGATGGTGATGGGCAACATAACCCAGAATATATTTCTGCTGTAATAGAACCTATTATATTGAATGAGGCGGATTTGGTAATTGGCTCTAGATATATACATCGTGAAGGTTTTCAATCCAGTTTTATGAGGAGAGTGGGAATTAAACATTTTAGTTGGTTAATAAAATTACTACTTAGCAAGTCCATTACTGATCCGACCTCAGGATTAAGAGCTTGCAATAGAAGGGTAATAAATCTATTTTCCAATAAATATCCTACTGATTTTCCTGAACCTGAAACCATTGTGACTCTACTTAGAAATAACCTGAAGGTTGTTGAAGTACCTGTTTTAATGAATCACAGAGAAATGGGCTTATCCTCAATTAATAAATTTAAAGCAGTGTATTATATGATCAAAGTATCAATAGCTATATTGATAGATTTTTTTAGAGGTAAAACCAAGGAGATTACTAGATGATTTCATTACATCTTCAGCTCGGTTTAATTGTTTTAAACATAGGACTGTTGTTCTTGTTGCTTGAAAGCATTCGAAAATATAAGCTCGAGTTAAAATATACTCTAATGTGGTTGATTTTGAATTCAGCTTCTTTGGTAGTAGCTATCTTTCCTAAAATCTTGTTTTTTATTTCTGATAATATCTATATTGAAACGCCAGTAAACGCTTTATATTTACTATCATTTGTGGTTGTTTTTATAATACTTTATAGTAATACTGTGATTATATCGCAATTAAGTAATCAAACTAGAAAACTTACTCAAGAAGTTGGTCTTCTAAAAAATGAATTAGAACAAGTAAAGAAAACAAATTCCGGTATTAAAAAAGAAGTTTCAAGGGTATTTTATGAATAATAAATTGAGAATCTTAGTTGAAAAACATCCTGAATTGATTAAGTTTATTCAATATGCCCTTGTTGGGGTGATAGGAACTCTAGTTCATACAGTTGTATTAACTATTTCTGTTGAGCTATTTAAGATGGCACCTATTTATTCAACTATGCTCGGATTTATATTTTCGCTAGTAATATCATATAAACTTAATTCAATTTGGACTTTTAGTACTACTGTAAGTATCGATGTATTCTTTAAATATGTAGCAACATGTCTAATTGGATTGTTAGTAAATGTTTTGATAATGTTTGTTACTGTGAATATGCTGAATTTATACTACTTGTATGGCCAATTAATAGCTATTGCAGTTGTTCCAGTATTTAACTTTACTGTCTCAAGATTATGGGTTTTCAAAAAGTGATAAATTTTTTTAATAATCGGGGGGATTTTATTGAATATTACTCCTTTATCATTAAACGATGCTATGGTGATTGAACCGGTGGTCCACGGCGATCACCGGGGTTTTTTTATGGAGAGTTACAATGATTCACTTTTTAAGCAGCACGGCATTGCCTATAATTTCATTCAAGACAATCAATCACTATCCGTCGAAGCTGGGGTGCTACGGGGACTTCATTATCAGCTCAACCCTAAGGCTCAAACCAAACTCATACGTGTCCTAACCGGAGCAATTTACGATGTCATCGTAGACATCAGAAAAAGCTCCCCTACTTTTGGTCAGTGGGTTGGCGTCATTTTGAGCGAGCATAACCATCGTCAGCTGCTTGTTCCTAAGGGCTTCGCACATGGTTTTTGTACGCTTGTACCCAATACCCAGGTCCTCTATAAAGTGGACGAATATTATTCCCCCGAGAATGACCGCGGCATATTATGGAATGATCCGGCTTTGGGGATCGATTGGCCAACGTCGAATCCGACATTGTCGGATAAAGACCAGCGGCACCCGCTGCTGAAAGACGCAGAGATGAATTTTGACTAGGGGGCAGTGAGGATGAAACTTCTTGTTACCGGCGGCGCCGGTTTTATCGGCAGTAACTTTATTTTATATATGATGCAGCAGCATCCCGATTACCAGATCATCAACATGGATGCACTTACGTATGCGGGCAACCTTGAAAATTTAAGATCCGTTCAACACCACCCTAACTATTCTTTCGTCCAAACAGATATAGCTGACAAACCAGCGGTGGACGCGATTTTCCAACAGGGTATCGATGTGGTTGTTAATTTCGCGGCAGAGTCACACGTAGATCGCAGCATTCTGGAACCGGAAATTTTCGTAAACACCAATGTCATGGGTACACAGGTTCTTCTGGATGCGGCCAAAAAATATGGCGTGACTAAGTTTGTCCAAGTATCCACGGATGAAGTATATGGGTCCTTGGGCGAAACCGGTTTGTTTTCTGAAACGACGCCACTTGCACCGAA
Proteins encoded:
- a CDS encoding ABC transporter permease — its product is MDNHIKKYLMNFMKYRDLLKLLVIKDIKIKYKRSILGILWSVLNPLLTMIIITLVFQELFKFNIENFAAYVISGQVLFTFFSEATSLAMSSIYSSGQIIKKVYIPKYIFPVSKVLYSLVNMCLAFLAVLIVCILTGVKLEFTVIFSLFSFIYVFFFSLGMGLILCSIVVFFRDIEHIYGILLTAWMYATPIIYPMDIMPDKYMVLMYANPIYYFLTHFRESLLYGHIPPLELNLQCAGYAISTLLFGLYLFKKKQDKFILYI
- a CDS encoding ABC transporter ATP-binding protein, producing MNDINSTLIEIEQVSMCFNMTTERITTFKEFFIKKIKGQIAYTKFWALKDVSFKIYKGELFGILGLNGAGKSTLLKVVAGVLKPTNGKVSVFGSMAPLIELGAGFDPELTARENIYLNGAVLGYSKKEMNSKFAEIVEFSELENFIDVPVKNFSSGMYARLGFAIATATTPDILIVDEILSVGDFKFQQKCEAKINEMVDNGTSVLLVSHSIDQIRNLCSRGVILENGNMIKMGEVSELCDFYYSKYN
- a CDS encoding glycosyltransferase family 2 protein — encoded protein: MNIKNIYYAFIKYFIRFKTKVNVKQIVTMRSINWYGEWIDKNEKYSMEEISRECERFIYKPLISILVPVYNVKESYLRECLDSVCNQVYNNWELCIADDNSSEKYIKEILEEYRNKDPRIKVAYREVNGNISACSNTALSLADGDFVALLDNDDILSPVALYEVVSKLNDSSDIDVIYSDEDKLLDGKRVQPFFKKKWNINLLSSVNFICHFVVYRISLVRRVGGFRIGYEGAQDWDLAIRITNLTDKIAHIPKMLYHWRISTTSTSGGEGNKPYIKEVQDRMLKSHF
- a CDS encoding glycosyltransferase; amino-acid sequence: MGISILINKSMATIKYEGVSAFMKKSLNYTKRRLLKVQQPSTYHFKDILFINGCALPHPQRYRVDHQIEQLHYNGYSCDKVYFEEVTSEMAKYYRAFVFFRCPFTEEVGELIQRAKYFNKKVFFDVDDLVIDQKYVKDVKYLNTMSSSELDLYLEGVERHKKTLLMCDYALTTTSRLAKELSNYVEEVYINRNVASDQMIELSNRALANQTDRSSDKVILGYFSGSITHNEDFELILEVLEKIFIRYSNVFLKVVGILDIPEKLEVFKDRIIIEKFTDWTKLPEIISSVDINLAPLVNNVFNEAKSENKWTEAALVKIPTVASGVGAFKEVINHKVNGILCDNSQEWFENLEMLIKDEKYRIKLGEYAHKDVMHGWTTSSTGYRLLDFIESKLNDNVAFVLPSTKISGGVNVVIKHCNILRAEGIDVTVISMSEDDENIVNKDGEVNVISYYAHSFHGLFRKCVATLWTTTNFLNTYPKIRDKYYLVQSYETNFYEPGNHMRIWANLTYNYFSEIKYITISKWCESWLKDHFKKEVKYAPNGIDLSLFAFKERTHYGKIRILIEGSSSDRNKNVDESFMITNQLDRGKYEIWYLTYDDKPKSWYVIDKFLHKVPYDEVSDVYSQCDILLKSSRLESFSYPPLEMMATGGVSIVAPNEGNLEYLIHNVNCLLYEPGNIQNALEMIEIVCTNEELRKKIIANGLKTVKEREWSKIKYEVLELYDFHKKVTNGDYYEQKSS
- a CDS encoding DUF2142 domain-containing protein, producing the protein MEATRDIHIKGLTIEQHFMKLLIVFGLLFVFIVPPFQMADEDSHFKKAYLVSQFSFLPNNVDGVIGNYIPNEILEFEASHRYMINAIDEKYSYSRLSTYFSLFTDYIEKSHVEYSTAKTNPILYIPQAGAMLFVNSLMKFLGMRDFQSISPLMYMYAGRIGNLFFYIICIYSSIRLIPVYKRLLFFLSIMPMSVGLATSLSYDSMVIGLCFLTFSLIMYYRYNKDHTFFGKKEIIIFSLISILLIELKQVYFPLLLLIFIIPTIKFGTLKKKITSVSIIFTSGLLGHIFWLLVSKSTTAAPGGEAYIKEQLIFIINNPFKYVEVLIRTISQLKFYYLDSFIGNLGWLDTNFPPIFILIYILLLLLFSFVDTNNQVVITWKMKFYCLSLFILIFLLVETSLYLIWTSIPKIGGIGFEIVSGVQGRYFIPFSILGFILLYSNQFVNEWKKRARDMLDVVTLPIAYFTTTFMLFILIFRYWVP
- a CDS encoding sugar phosphate nucleotidyltransferase — encoded protein: MKGIILAGGTGSRLFPLTKVTNKHLLPVGKYPMIFHAVRKLKQADIIDILIVTGKDHMGDVVNLLGSGNDMGVNFTYKVQDEAGGIAQALGLAEHFVGKDQMVVILGDNVFQDDISQFVQKFREQEIGAKILIHSVEDPKRFGVPELRGNHIVAIEEKPVQPKSNYAVTGIYMFDHRVFEIVRTLEPSERGELEITDVNNSYISDGELTYDVLTGWWTDAGTHRSLAKANELAQDLEFNEEFGVVKM
- a CDS encoding glycosyltransferase family 2 protein, which gives rise to MKLLVIIPAFNEEGNLGKLFEKLQEYEMDIVVINDCSTDNTIEICKQYSVNYIDLPNNLGIGGAVQTGYQYAAKANYDIAIQIDGDGQHNPEYISAVIEPIILNEADLVIGSRYIHREGFQSSFMRRVGIKHFSWLIKLLLSKSITDPTSGLRACNRRVINLFSNKYPTDFPEPETIVTLLRNNLKVVEVPVLMNHREMGLSSINKFKAVYYMIKVSIAILIDFFRGKTKEITR
- a CDS encoding DUF2304 domain-containing protein, which translates into the protein MISLHLQLGLIVLNIGLLFLLLESIRKYKLELKYTLMWLILNSASLVVAIFPKILFFISDNIYIETPVNALYLLSFVVVFIILYSNTVIISQLSNQTRKLTQEVGLLKNELEQVKKTNSGIKKEVSRVFYE
- a CDS encoding GtrA family protein; the encoded protein is MNNKLRILVEKHPELIKFIQYALVGVIGTLVHTVVLTISVELFKMAPIYSTMLGFIFSLVISYKLNSIWTFSTTVSIDVFFKYVATCLIGLLVNVLIMFVTVNMLNLYYLYGQLIAIAVVPVFNFTVSRLWVFKK
- the rfbC gene encoding dTDP-4-dehydrorhamnose 3,5-epimerase; amino-acid sequence: MVIEPVVHGDHRGFFMESYNDSLFKQHGIAYNFIQDNQSLSVEAGVLRGLHYQLNPKAQTKLIRVLTGAIYDVIVDIRKSSPTFGQWVGVILSEHNHRQLLVPKGFAHGFCTLVPNTQVLYKVDEYYSPENDRGILWNDPALGIDWPTSNPTLSDKDQRHPLLKDAEMNFD